Proteins from a genomic interval of Spirochaetales bacterium:
- a CDS encoding bifunctional aspartate carbamoyltransferase catalytic subunit/aspartate carbamoyltransferase regulatory subunit has translation MKRPPFEDGPFKGRTIAVVNDLSIDEQLYLYRKTKELKEAIRTKKTLESFQINNQNIGTYIIFLEDSTRTKESFKNAAEFHNTRLNVLDPGHSSFNKMESYSDTFKMLCGYNDYSIYIVRTKLEGVCRWLEATLAEYAERNHLPKPSFINGGDGKHEHPTQEFLDEYTFFEQKNWNRDSIHIALLGDLFHGRTVHSKADGLRIFHEVTVDLIAPEELQMPAHYTEKMAKNEFAVRTFSSIEEYLKQDSIANIWYFSRLQLERMGEDVREKSDILRDAVTFQRGFIDRIPEETRFYHPLPRHREHPTVPLFLDNTPLNGWEEQALNGYFIRIIAIGMLGGRLGRDFSGKHPEPLRFQDDFIKEAEPHDQPKTEYKVGIKPIENGIVIDHIGRGDNVDTIWDHIYKIRKILDLNMPSSHGVFESLKTNDTKGIVSLPEVDVVDFEEKKIKKLAAIAPGCTLNFIKHQRVIKKLRLLAPPRVYNFEEIGCTNPDCISHPVHHENAIPEFYRLKADFYICKYCEKPHQFKEIWNM, from the coding sequence ATGAAGAGACCACCGTTTGAAGACGGTCCGTTTAAAGGAAGAACCATCGCCGTTGTCAATGATCTTTCCATCGACGAGCAGCTGTATCTTTACCGGAAAACAAAGGAACTTAAAGAAGCCATTCGTACAAAAAAAACACTCGAATCGTTTCAAATCAACAATCAGAATATCGGTACCTACATTATCTTTCTCGAAGACAGCACGCGAACAAAAGAATCATTCAAGAACGCCGCCGAGTTTCACAACACGCGGCTGAACGTTCTCGACCCCGGTCATTCCTCCTTTAATAAAATGGAAAGTTATTCGGACACCTTTAAAATGCTTTGCGGATACAACGATTATTCGATCTATATCGTACGAACCAAACTGGAAGGCGTATGCAGATGGCTCGAGGCCACCCTCGCCGAATACGCGGAGCGGAATCACCTGCCCAAACCTTCTTTTATCAACGGAGGTGACGGGAAGCACGAACACCCCACCCAGGAGTTCCTGGATGAATATACCTTCTTTGAACAGAAGAACTGGAACAGGGACTCTATTCATATCGCGCTTTTAGGGGACCTTTTCCACGGCAGAACCGTTCACTCGAAAGCCGACGGCTTGAGGATTTTCCATGAGGTTACCGTGGATCTGATCGCCCCGGAAGAACTCCAGATGCCCGCCCACTATACGGAAAAAATGGCAAAAAACGAATTCGCAGTCCGTACCTTTTCATCGATCGAAGAATATCTGAAGCAGGACAGTATCGCGAATATCTGGTATTTCAGCCGCCTGCAGCTCGAGCGGATGGGAGAAGACGTTCGCGAGAAGAGTGACATATTGCGGGATGCCGTTACCTTTCAACGAGGATTTATCGACCGGATTCCGGAGGAAACCCGCTTCTATCATCCCCTCCCGCGGCACCGCGAGCATCCCACCGTCCCGCTTTTTCTCGACAATACACCGTTGAACGGATGGGAGGAGCAGGCACTGAACGGATACTTTATCCGGATTATCGCTATCGGTATGCTGGGCGGGAGACTGGGTCGTGATTTTTCCGGCAAACACCCCGAACCCCTTCGGTTTCAGGATGATTTCATAAAAGAGGCCGAGCCTCACGATCAGCCGAAAACGGAATATAAAGTCGGGATCAAACCGATCGAAAACGGAATCGTCATCGATCATATCGGACGGGGGGACAACGTGGACACGATCTGGGATCACATCTACAAAATACGAAAAATCCTCGATCTCAATATGCCCAGTTCCCACGGCGTGTTCGAATCGCTCAAAACCAACGACACAAAAGGAATCGTCTCTCTTCCCGAAGTCGATGTCGTCGATTTCGAAGAGAAGAAGATAAAAAAACTCGCGGCGATCGCTCCGGGATGCACACTCAATTTTATCAAACATCAGCGGGTGATCAAGAAGCTCCGGCTTCTTGCGCCGCCCCGCGTATATAATTTCGAGGAAATCGGGTGTACGAATCCGGATTGCATCTCCCACCCCGTACACCATGAAAATGCGATTCCGGAATTCTACCGGTTGAAGGCGGATTTCTATATCTGTAAATATTGCGAAAAACCCCACCAGTTCAAGGAAATCTG
- the argF gene encoding ornithine carbamoyltransferase produces the protein MSCRLKGRSFLTLLDYSEEEIRCLLEAAHKAKKEKKSGKIFRRFASKTLALLFEKRSTRTRCAFETAFGEEGGHPVFLGAGDIHLGEKESIEDTARVMGRMFDCIMFRGYEQKTAEILAEYSGVPVYNGLTDLFHPTQTLADLMTMEEAFGTLNGKKCVYIGDGRNNVARSLLAGCSIMGVHTTIVAPEELRPDREFVARCGTIKKAGVKIEITDSVDTGLDGADVVYTDVWVSMGEEEKEEERVRLLTPYRVTETLMKKSGKSETIFLHCLPAVKGKEVTAPVIEGSSSRVWDQAENRKHTIKALMLLTL, from the coding sequence ATGTCTTGTCGTCTGAAAGGCCGTTCGTTTCTCACTCTTTTAGATTATTCGGAAGAAGAGATCCGGTGTCTTCTCGAGGCCGCACACAAAGCAAAAAAAGAAAAAAAATCGGGGAAAATATTCCGCCGTTTCGCTTCCAAAACGCTCGCGCTGCTTTTCGAGAAAAGATCGACGCGGACACGATGCGCGTTCGAAACCGCGTTTGGGGAAGAGGGCGGACATCCGGTTTTTCTGGGTGCAGGCGATATTCACCTCGGCGAAAAGGAATCGATCGAAGACACGGCACGGGTCATGGGCCGCATGTTCGATTGTATCATGTTCAGGGGTTATGAACAGAAAACAGCCGAAATACTCGCCGAGTATTCGGGGGTTCCGGTCTATAACGGGCTTACCGATCTCTTCCACCCGACGCAGACACTCGCGGACCTCATGACCATGGAAGAGGCGTTCGGAACACTCAACGGGAAAAAATGCGTGTACATCGGCGACGGAAGAAATAACGTGGCCAGGTCACTCCTTGCCGGGTGTTCGATTATGGGCGTCCATACGACAATTGTCGCACCGGAAGAACTCCGCCCGGACCGTGAATTCGTCGCGCGGTGCGGTACCATAAAGAAAGCCGGAGTAAAAATCGAAATCACGGATTCCGTGGACACCGGCCTTGACGGTGCCGATGTCGTTTATACCGACGTATGGGTTTCGATGGGTGAGGAGGAAAAGGAAGAAGAAAGGGTAAGACTGCTTACACCCTACAGGGTCACCGAAACCCTCATGAAAAAAAGCGGGAAATCCGAAACGATCTTTCTCCATTGCCTTCCCGCGGTAAAAGGAAAAGAAGTGACCGCACCGGTCATTGAAGGATCCTCCTCACGGGTATGGGACCAGGCGGAAAACAGGAAGCACACGATAAAGGCGCTCATGCTTCTGACGCTTTGA
- a CDS encoding alpha-1,4-glucan--maltose-1-phosphate maltosyltransferase, with product MNYISMFKEDNDRMNTNINTVIIENVYPEIDCGSFAVKRTVGDVFHVEADIFSHGHEVIKAVCMYRKQGAPVWTETEMIPATNDRWEASFCLDENTAYEYTFFAWRDPFLSWAEDLEKKYTADQDITSELIQGKSMIESILPEAKEEDKVFLKRILTYFDRELKPARATEDLFKIIDTIEVKSKEKKPISSQLAKMRKLVEAISPEKTLIKPAHDPVSEIILGEELKSVMYAYADRSDCGRYGRTLRVEAIRKKARFSSWYEMWHRSQGTVKGKSATFDDMIARLPEIQDMGFDVIYLPPVHPIGITNRKGPNNSLICPPGSPGCPFAIGSKEGGHTAIHSELGTIEDFRRFEKECRKLGMEIALDLALQSSPDHPWVTEHPEWYYKRPDGTIKYAENPPKKYEDIYPLNFNTKDREGLWKEILSVIRFWMDQGIRIFRVDNPHTKPVFFWQWLIEEIHRKDPDVIFLAEAFTRPKIMKALAKAGFTQSYTYFTWRNFKQELTDYFTELTRSQVAEYMIGNLFTNTPDILPVVLQNAPRSAFKMRAVLAATLSPTWGIYNGFELCEGTPKPGTEEYLNSEKYQYKVWDWDRPGHIKAFIKKLNVIRKAHPALQSYKNLRFYAAENENILFYGKYTPDLEDIVLVIVNLDPYKKEESYISVPIEEFHIRPDESYEVIDLLSEEKFYWQGIKNFISLDPEKEPAHILLLRRWTRKEQDFDYYF from the coding sequence ATGAATTATATCAGCATGTTCAAGGAGGATAATGACAGGATGAATACGAACATCAACACGGTAATCATAGAAAACGTCTATCCGGAAATCGACTGCGGTTCGTTCGCGGTCAAACGTACAGTCGGAGACGTGTTTCATGTCGAGGCGGATATTTTTTCGCACGGCCATGAGGTGATAAAGGCGGTCTGCATGTACAGAAAACAAGGGGCTCCTGTTTGGACCGAGACGGAAATGATCCCCGCGACCAACGACCGGTGGGAAGCTTCGTTCTGCCTTGATGAAAACACCGCCTATGAATATACATTTTTTGCCTGGCGAGATCCCTTTCTCTCCTGGGCTGAAGACCTCGAGAAAAAGTATACGGCGGACCAGGATATTACAAGCGAACTGATTCAGGGAAAGAGCATGATCGAATCGATACTCCCTGAGGCAAAGGAAGAGGACAAGGTGTTTTTGAAGCGGATACTTACCTATTTCGACAGGGAACTGAAACCGGCACGGGCGACCGAAGATCTTTTTAAAATCATCGATACAATCGAAGTCAAATCCAAAGAGAAAAAACCGATCTCCTCTCAACTGGCAAAAATGAGGAAACTGGTCGAAGCCATATCTCCGGAAAAGACTCTTATCAAACCCGCCCATGATCCGGTCAGCGAAATCATTTTGGGTGAAGAGTTGAAGAGTGTCATGTACGCCTATGCCGACAGATCGGACTGCGGCCGCTACGGCAGAACTCTCCGCGTGGAGGCGATAAGAAAAAAAGCACGGTTTTCTTCCTGGTATGAAATGTGGCACCGGTCGCAGGGAACGGTCAAAGGGAAAAGCGCGACATTCGACGATATGATCGCGCGGCTTCCTGAAATACAGGACATGGGGTTCGATGTCATCTACCTTCCGCCCGTTCATCCCATCGGTATAACCAACAGAAAAGGTCCGAACAACAGTCTCATTTGTCCCCCGGGAAGCCCCGGTTGTCCCTTTGCGATCGGAAGCAAGGAAGGCGGTCATACGGCGATACATTCCGAATTGGGAACGATCGAGGATTTCAGACGGTTCGAGAAGGAATGCCGGAAACTCGGCATGGAAATAGCGCTCGATCTTGCCCTTCAGTCTTCACCGGATCACCCATGGGTCACCGAACACCCGGAATGGTATTATAAGCGGCCTGACGGCACGATAAAATATGCGGAAAATCCGCCTAAAAAATACGAGGATATCTATCCCCTCAACTTTAACACAAAAGACAGGGAAGGATTATGGAAGGAAATATTGTCTGTAATCAGGTTCTGGATGGATCAGGGAATCAGGATTTTCCGGGTCGATAATCCGCACACAAAGCCTGTTTTTTTCTGGCAATGGCTGATCGAAGAAATTCACCGGAAGGATCCCGATGTCATCTTTCTCGCCGAAGCCTTTACTCGGCCCAAAATCATGAAGGCGCTCGCGAAGGCCGGATTTACACAGAGCTACACCTATTTTACCTGGCGTAATTTCAAGCAGGAGTTAACCGATTATTTCACCGAACTCACCCGGTCACAGGTGGCCGAGTATATGATCGGAAATCTATTTACCAATACACCGGATATTCTTCCCGTCGTCCTTCAGAATGCGCCGCGCAGTGCTTTCAAAATGAGGGCCGTCCTCGCGGCAACCCTCAGCCCGACCTGGGGCATCTATAACGGATTCGAACTCTGCGAAGGCACTCCGAAACCGGGGACGGAGGAATACCTCAATTCCGAAAAATACCAGTATAAAGTCTGGGATTGGGACAGGCCCGGTCACATCAAGGCGTTTATCAAAAAACTCAACGTGATCCGGAAAGCGCACCCGGCCCTTCAGTCCTATAAAAACTTGAGGTTTTACGCGGCTGAAAACGAAAACATCCTTTTTTACGGAAAATATACCCCGGATCTCGAGGATATCGTTTTGGTGATCGTCAATCTCGATCCCTACAAAAAAGAAGAAAGTTATATTTCGGTCCCGATAGAAGAATTCCATATCCGGCCGGATGAATCCTACGAAGTCATCGATCTGCTTTCCGAAGAAAAATTCTACTGGCAGGGGATAAAAAATTTCATCAGTCTGGACCCCGAAAAGGAACCGGCGCATATCCTGCTGCTTCGCCGATGGACGCGTAAAGAACAGGATTTCGATTACTATTTTTAG
- the glgA gene encoding glycogen synthase: MNVLFLTNEYPPHVYGGAGVHVDYLSRSLCSFANVEVRCFGDQRSASENLTVRGFPVARDRIQTAPDILRSTIGTIDRCVQFNALPVAADVVHCHTWYSHFGGILAKLLYDAALVITTHSLEPLRPWKKEQIGRGFNYSSWIEKTALEMADAVIAVSRSTKEDILAHFNCDPDRIAIIPNGIDTGEYRKTEEREALDRYGIPRDLEYILFVGRITRQKGIIHLVRSATYLDPDIGIVLCAGAPDTPEIAQEMKEKVAELKKTHPHVYWIEEMLPKNRIVQFYSHASLFCCPSIYEPFGIINLEAMSCGTPVVASKVGGIPEVVVHDETGLLVPLEQESLPPFEARHPEKFARDLAAAMSSLMSDGEKRKAMAEAGRKRVCDHFSWHAIAGKVYELYQHVQGG; this comes from the coding sequence ATGAACGTACTTTTTCTGACCAATGAATACCCCCCGCACGTCTACGGCGGGGCCGGAGTGCATGTGGATTACCTTTCCCGCAGTCTGTGTTCCTTCGCGAATGTGGAAGTCCGCTGCTTCGGCGACCAGCGGTCCGCCTCGGAGAATCTGACCGTCAGGGGTTTTCCCGTTGCCCGGGACCGTATTCAGACGGCGCCCGATATATTGCGCTCGACGATCGGGACGATCGACCGGTGCGTGCAGTTCAACGCGCTGCCGGTTGCAGCCGATGTCGTCCATTGCCACACATGGTATTCCCATTTCGGCGGCATACTGGCGAAGCTGCTTTACGATGCCGCCCTGGTCATCACCACCCATTCCCTGGAACCGCTCCGGCCATGGAAAAAAGAGCAGATCGGGCGTGGTTTTAATTATTCCTCATGGATAGAAAAAACCGCACTCGAGATGGCCGATGCCGTCATCGCCGTCTCCCGGTCGACGAAAGAAGATATTTTAGCCCATTTCAACTGCGATCCGGACCGTATCGCGATTATACCCAATGGCATCGATACCGGCGAGTATAGAAAAACGGAGGAGCGTGAGGCCCTCGACCGCTACGGGATACCGCGCGACCTCGAGTATATTCTTTTTGTCGGTCGAATTACGCGGCAGAAAGGGATCATCCATCTCGTGCGCTCAGCGACATACCTCGATCCGGATATCGGGATCGTTCTTTGTGCAGGGGCACCGGACACCCCCGAAATTGCGCAGGAGATGAAGGAAAAAGTCGCCGAATTGAAAAAAACGCATCCCCATGTCTATTGGATCGAAGAGATGCTTCCAAAAAACCGGATCGTCCAGTTTTACAGTCACGCGTCGCTGTTTTGTTGTCCGTCGATCTACGAACCGTTCGGAATCATCAACCTCGAAGCCATGTCGTGCGGAACTCCCGTTGTTGCGAGCAAGGTGGGGGGGATACCGGAGGTCGTCGTTCATGATGAAACGGGTCTTCTCGTTCCCCTGGAACAGGAATCTTTGCCTCCTTTCGAAGCGCGGCATCCGGAGAAATTCGCCAGGGATCTCGCTGCCGCGATGAGTTCCCTCATGTCGGATGGTGAAAAGAGAAAGGCGATGGCGGAGGCCGGCAGGAAGAGGGTATGCGATCATTTTTCCTGGCATGCGATTGCGGGAAAGGTATATGAATTATATCAGCATGTTCAAGGAGGATAA
- a CDS encoding glycosyltransferase family 39 protein, which produces MKHPALLIIILFVISGLFLSCGMVPEKDSIENTIKNASFEDIRMDWVSHWHKRALYEAGDHVNYAVAEGTAHTGKRSVRIENTRPNDARVYQYITVLPETIYKITCWIKAIDIRGSLGANIAVLDSSAHSNDYRDTGGKWEMATLYGMTAPYQTQMPVALRIGSWAADSEGAAFFDDIRIEQVTGKPANSKIHSFAFNENYSDEKADEYFARVNNIHYTRRNLHMSLFISLCMLAASICFSLYMLILRGKNNTLDTIVRKTFTRWFYVPMALFFVLFFIVHLNAPSPLTALDVQLCFALFVLMAAGIMVYLYRLKQLTWTNVIKIVIFLGIALRLCYFLYSPFTDIIGGRQHDLWGAWSHTEYIKYMGRTFLLPPVGTHEAYHPPLHYLLSGIVFRIAESFGLNEVNAFRAVQVYLLFISAVLLLVIYRIFLLLKCDERVTLIGMAFACFLPSLIFMSVYLNNDMTLAFFYTISFYYLLKWAGDSSVKHTVLFAVFAALSVLSKKSALIIFLVGGIVFLVELVRNRIDFKRYIRLALIFLAIAVPLGLSFQIRNYILFQQDLGYAVSVTGPVMPSNPYNLFYVSVEKLLEHPFVLEDGADRIFLFMEFIRTSVFGVFFHNEALPGIGDVAVCLMFFYLITLGLLVLYFLLSGKGELEGKGYILFVNFAVSILFYIWMHFSSPYHTTHAFRYIAPFICVSFGYYIGKSQVRFGGVKYPVLRFIVKAQFIGFCIASAAFIMSIGF; this is translated from the coding sequence ATGAAACATCCGGCTCTGTTGATTATTATCCTGTTCGTCATCTCTGGCCTTTTTTTATCGTGCGGCATGGTCCCGGAGAAAGACTCGATTGAAAACACGATTAAAAACGCTTCTTTTGAAGATATTCGCATGGACTGGGTATCCCATTGGCATAAACGCGCCCTGTACGAGGCCGGAGATCATGTCAATTATGCGGTCGCCGAAGGAACCGCCCATACGGGGAAGCGGTCGGTCAGGATTGAGAACACCCGGCCGAATGACGCCAGGGTATATCAGTATATCACGGTTTTGCCGGAGACGATCTACAAAATTACCTGCTGGATAAAAGCAATTGATATACGGGGCAGTCTCGGCGCCAATATCGCCGTCCTTGATTCATCGGCCCATTCGAATGACTACAGGGATACGGGGGGAAAATGGGAAATGGCGACTCTTTACGGTATGACCGCCCCGTATCAGACACAGATGCCCGTGGCCTTGAGGATCGGGAGCTGGGCGGCCGATTCCGAAGGAGCCGCCTTTTTCGACGATATACGGATCGAACAGGTGACGGGGAAGCCGGCGAATTCGAAAATACATTCGTTCGCTTTCAATGAAAATTATTCCGATGAAAAAGCCGATGAATACTTCGCGCGTGTCAATAACATACACTACACAAGGAGAAACCTTCATATGTCGCTTTTTATCTCACTCTGTATGCTCGCCGCAAGCATATGTTTTTCATTGTATATGCTGATACTCAGGGGCAAAAACAATACGCTGGATACGATCGTCCGGAAAACGTTTACCCGGTGGTTTTACGTCCCGATGGCGCTGTTTTTTGTCCTGTTTTTTATCGTTCATCTGAACGCCCCCTCGCCCCTGACAGCCCTTGATGTCCAGCTTTGCTTTGCGCTTTTTGTGCTTATGGCGGCAGGAATAATGGTCTATCTGTACCGGTTGAAACAGCTTACGTGGACAAACGTGATAAAGATCGTCATTTTTCTCGGTATCGCCTTGCGGCTTTGTTACTTTCTCTATTCGCCTTTTACCGATATTATCGGCGGACGCCAGCATGACCTGTGGGGGGCGTGGAGTCACACCGAATACATCAAATATATGGGCAGGACGTTCCTGCTTCCTCCGGTCGGCACACACGAAGCTTACCATCCGCCCCTCCATTATCTGCTGAGTGGTATCGTATTCAGGATCGCCGAAAGTTTCGGCCTCAATGAGGTGAACGCGTTCAGGGCGGTGCAGGTGTATCTGCTCTTTATTTCCGCCGTCCTTCTTCTCGTCATTTACCGCATATTCCTGTTGCTCAAGTGCGATGAACGGGTCACCCTCATCGGCATGGCATTTGCCTGTTTTCTGCCGAGCCTGATCTTCATGTCGGTTTACCTCAATAACGATATGACCCTCGCGTTTTTCTACACGATCAGCTTCTATTATCTACTCAAATGGGCCGGCGATTCATCGGTCAAACACACTGTTCTCTTCGCCGTTTTTGCCGCACTCTCCGTTCTTTCAAAAAAATCGGCGCTCATTATTTTCCTGGTCGGCGGTATTGTCTTTCTGGTCGAACTGGTGAGAAACCGCATCGACTTCAAACGCTACATCAGACTCGCTTTGATCTTTCTGGCGATAGCCGTTCCCCTTGGCCTGAGTTTCCAGATCAGGAATTATATTCTTTTTCAGCAGGACCTTGGGTATGCGGTCTCGGTGACCGGTCCGGTCATGCCGAGTAATCCCTATAACCTCTTCTACGTCTCCGTGGAAAAACTACTCGAACATCCCTTTGTCCTCGAAGACGGCGCGGACAGGATCTTTCTTTTCATGGAGTTTATCCGGACATCGGTATTCGGCGTTTTTTTCCATAACGAGGCGCTTCCCGGAATCGGCGATGTCGCGGTTTGTCTCATGTTTTTCTATCTCATCACGCTCGGGCTGCTCGTCCTTTACTTTCTGCTGAGCGGGAAAGGAGAACTCGAGGGTAAAGGATATATCCTGTTCGTCAATTTCGCGGTCTCGATCCTCTTTTATATATGGATGCATTTCTCGTCGCCCTACCATACAACCCACGCGTTCAGATATATCGCGCCGTTTATCTGTGTGTCGTTCGGTTATTACATCGGTAAATCACAGGTCAGGTTCGGGGGTGTGAAGTATCCCGTACTCAGGTTTATCGTCAAAGCGCAGTTTATCGGGTTTTGTATCGCATCAGCGGCCTTCATTATGTCGATAGGGTTTTAA
- a CDS encoding LamG domain-containing protein has protein sequence MNHSRLPYIIPVMGIGNGQIKHEIWDSANTRFAVDIGDVHPGIWSHIVLTWKTGGKMRSYIDGILTREIDTGSNPMGIAVCRLPLRIGCAPRDIDYAGFNGNIDDLRLYEEELGASEILALYHYLPY, from the coding sequence ATGAATCATTCCCGTCTGCCGTATATTATTCCCGTGATGGGGATTGGAAACGGACAAATCAAACACGAGATATGGGATTCGGCCAATACACGATTCGCCGTCGACATCGGCGACGTCCATCCCGGTATTTGGTCTCATATCGTCCTTACATGGAAAACCGGCGGGAAAATGCGTTCATACATCGACGGCATCCTGACCCGTGAAATCGATACCGGCTCTAATCCCATGGGGATCGCGGTGTGTCGACTCCCCTTGAGGATAGGCTGCGCACCGCGGGATATCGATTACGCCGGATTCAACGGCAACATCGACGACCTCCGGCTGTATGAAGAAGAACTCGGTGCATCGGAAATCCTGGCGCTGTATCATTATCTCCCTTATTGA
- a CDS encoding SDR family oxidoreductase, translated as MAGHVVITGSTRGFGFAMAKEFLNAGWKVALSGRSDAGVTRAAAGLTDSGNLLFLKPCDVTSYDQVSALWKEAASKWGRIDIWINNAGVSQPDAPVWDIPALYIDALVKTNILGVVYGSRIAFNNMVKQGFGAIYNLEGWGSDGRHMDNLTLYGTSKCAVAYFTEGLVQEAKNKGVIVGTIQPGMMVTDFVLLPMKENREKFARFKKILNIIADKPETVAAWLVPRLIRNKKHGTRFRWMSGPKLLSRFITAPLSGRKVI; from the coding sequence ATGGCCGGACATGTCGTTATTACCGGAAGCACAAGGGGATTCGGTTTTGCCATGGCAAAAGAGTTTTTGAATGCCGGATGGAAGGTGGCTTTATCGGGAAGAAGTGATGCCGGGGTAACCCGTGCCGCGGCCGGACTTACCGACTCGGGAAATCTTCTTTTTCTCAAACCCTGCGATGTGACCTCTTACGATCAGGTATCGGCCCTCTGGAAGGAAGCCGCTTCGAAATGGGGCCGGATCGATATCTGGATCAACAACGCGGGGGTAAGTCAGCCCGACGCCCCGGTCTGGGATATACCCGCGCTTTATATCGATGCGCTGGTGAAAACGAATATCCTCGGTGTTGTGTATGGTTCCCGTATCGCCTTCAACAATATGGTGAAACAGGGATTCGGCGCAATCTACAATCTGGAAGGATGGGGAAGCGACGGCAGACACATGGACAACCTCACGTTGTATGGAACGAGTAAATGCGCGGTCGCCTATTTTACCGAAGGTCTTGTGCAGGAAGCAAAAAACAAGGGAGTGATCGTCGGGACCATCCAGCCCGGTATGATGGTCACCGATTTTGTCCTCCTCCCCATGAAAGAAAACAGGGAAAAATTCGCACGATTCAAAAAAATTCTGAATATCATCGCGGATAAACCGGAAACCGTTGCCGCGTGGCTCGTCCCGCGGCTTATCCGCAATAAAAAACACGGTACCCGCTTTCGATGGATGTCCGGACCGAAACTCCTTTCGAGATTCATTACCGCGCCCCTTTCGGGAAGAAAAGTAATTTAG